Sequence from the Triplophysa rosa linkage group LG22, Trosa_1v2, whole genome shotgun sequence genome:
TGACAAAACCTTTTATTGGGGACACTGGGGGACGTCCAGATTTGAAAAAGCATGAagtatacaaaaaaatattaatttatttaactaTTATTTATTAAGTATGGAATTTAAAATCTATATGACACATCACTGCTgtcacaaaatcagattttcGCTACACAGTTATTGTGCCCAAAAGAATTCACAATAACGATATAGTcactatttatgttttaaaaaaagaaaataaatgaataatactAATAATCGAAATCATCTTTAGTTTtgcttattttatgttttttcttttctttttgtcaaTGAATCTCTCTGTGGAAGTGGGAGGAGTTGGAGAGGGGGCTTTTAAGGCAAAATGTTTAATGGTTGCTGAATTATTTTCGAtatatgtgtagaattaacatGATATTGATAgcaaaaaaatttaaatcaagGTTGTTGCCCCTATATACAATATGGTGTTTTTacaacctgatctcatgggaattcgtaactGTTTTACGATGTGGCTACACCTAAACCTAACCGTCACTGGTGTGAAAGCAAACCATACGAAACGTCGCAATAAAAGCGTACggattcatatgaattagccaccacGTAAAATGGTTACTAATACTAATCATATCATATAGTAAAAAAATTTTAATTTACAATCATAAATATGGTACATTAGAAGCAAATGTTTACAGTGTTGGCTATACCTGTGAGTGTCAAATGTTTGACAAAGTGTTCACAAATATAATgatatataaaatgcatttcaaatCTAATAAAATCAATAGGTTTttgatagggttagggatataCTGTAGCTAATATTTGTGTCTTGTCTGCacaaatatagcatttaagattcaGTTtctgaaatttagcagcatctagcggtgaggttacgaattgcaacaAACGGCTCATTCCAcggctcacccctccctttcgaagcactatggtggctgacacaggacaaagatgtcgtcatgtttttgcttctttgccgaagtagataacgtatttacaaaacgcgctctgtagagcaatttgtctttttagggctactgcagaaacaacatgacgaattccatgtgcggtgtatgtagatagaaaaagctTATTCTAATCTAATAAAAgcataatgcttcattactgcgtgtaaggtctttataaacctctaaagacatagttatgtatattattgtaataaactcaataaaatgggaaggaaggaggcgggaaccgacgaacattcaaaacatttaatcaaaataaataaacaataaatccagcagtaaaaaggccggcagcccctcatggACGACTGGCGGCCACAtgaacataaacacataaacaaaacttagcatttccgggcccggtcctctctcgtcggcagtcctgtcgctcgtcctcttatgctcccgagctcccccgtgaggcatgcgggaccggtgcgcgtacagctgatactcattatcactcacgccaccggccccgccttcctgccccacggctctcgtcccgcttTCCTCGCTacatttatattgcatttctgtcaatagatcctcctaaatattacaaACGGCACCTTGAAAgttcattatttttaaaaggaaaaaGTAATTTTGGGAATGTCTTCAACAGAATTATTATACAAGAGAGTTATCTACAAtgctaaaaataattttctttctttagaaTTTGTCTTTTAAACAAATGACGCAGACGTCTGAGCTTACACAAGTTCTGCTGAGCTTTGCCATTTGCACACCAGGAACTGTTTATGTCACTGAACCAGCCTACTTTGTAAGGACTGACAGTTAGTACTTGGTACTTATAAAATGGACGTTTCCTCAAAGCCAGGAGAGACTTTGTTTGCGTGTCACATCTCACAAGTTCATGGTCAGTGTGTTGAGTGGAACCTATATAGCTCTGTAAAGACACCCAGGCGTCCACGCTCTCTGAATCTAACTCACAGTACATCTCTACCTGAGAGGGAAAATCTGCCGAGGCACACACTTGAAAATTACAGTGTCAACCATACTTGCAAGTCCACGGAAACCGAAGACAAAAAAGAGTCTTCCTCAACGCTCCAACACTTCTCTGATTTATCCGAGTGCACTCCATTAACAAGTcctgaaagaaaaacacagtCATCACACCACAGAGTAACACCCAGATGGCAAAACCTTTTCATCCCTCAATCAGGGATGAATGAGGATGATGAAGACGAAGACTCTGATGGAGACAACTTGCACAAGTACCATGAGGGATCATCCCTACAACTTCAAGGTTTTAATGTAGCCCAAAGTATAAACACAGGGAGCTCCACTGAATGCCGAACCGAACGTTCTTCATTGAGCCATAAGACCCTCAACTATGAAATAAACTCTTTCAGTAAATCCAACGAGAACAAAGAACCTCAGAAAGAATCTGCTACAGGTTGTGAGGATCGTAGGGACAGAAAAGGAATCCCTATATCCTTCATGGATTGTGATGAACAGGACTGGGTTGATGAGCAAGACTATAGCAAGCATGCTCTAGAGGAACCTGATAATAGCTGGGCTCAAACTGACAACCTCTTGAACTGTGAATCCTTGAGTCAAAACCCAACAGACTATATCACTGACTCTTCCTGTAACAGCTCTGATGGAGTATTAGTCAACTTCAGCGCTATCTACAACAAAACCAACAATGCAGTTCCAGCGACTCCTCTTAACCTAGAGAGTCCTGATCATCAAGATGGTTCCAACCCCATGCCCAGCTGGTCACCTTGCAGTGTTGATccaaacagcaacatctacCCACTTGACTCTGATGGCTTTTCATCAGGGGAAATTTCTGACCTCGCTATATGTCTACAGAGTCGAGCACAGCTGGCTGGTTCCACTCAGAATTACTATAAATTGGTAACATGTGACTTGTCATTCCAATCTTCACCCAACACACCTTGGTCCTCTTTGACAAGTTTCTCTGAAACTCATAGCCGGGGTAGCTGTTCTCCACCCTCCCAATATTTCCTCTTTGGACAGTCAGAGGGAGAGGAAAATGAGAGGCCAAAGGTTGACCAAAACAAACACCAGGTATTTCAGTCCAAACTCTTAAAtagccaaaaatgaacattttttctgtcatttattcaccctcgtgtcatttaaaacctgtatgactttctttctcctgcagaacacaaaagaagattttttttaaaaacgttggtaaccaaacagcccCCCATCGGCCTCCACATTggcccccgttgacttccattgtatgaacacaaaaccactgagatatttcacaaaacatcttttgtgttccacagaaacaagagtcatatacaggttttaaactacatgagagtgaataaataatgaaaaacctgttatttttggatgaactgtccttTAAGTGTTTTtggaataaaatattaatatgcaaCACACATACTCAGCCAATACGTAACAGCATTCACACCCCATTTTATTCAGaaaatattaaagtaaataGTCTATTTTAATTTCACGTGACTTTAAATGGATGggtttgtgtttgtatgtatttGTGAATTTACTAATATTCACATTAGAGAAAGTAAATATGTACATAATAAATGGTGTAATGTACTGAAAatagcttatttattcagaattttCCAAGTTGGAAACATGACCAGAAATGTTCGTTTTCAGGGTGATGGGCACACCGAAGACATGAACACCAGGGTCACCAGGGACCAATTTATAGAAACCAAGGAAAAAATGTCACATGTAAAAACACATCACTCTGCTATAAGACTGCCAGAACATAACAGCTGTAATTACATCAAGACTCCTCAGTCACAAAGCTGGACTAGCAGTCAGAAATGCTGTACCATATCAAAACAGGGGGTCCTACAGAATAGTTGTCCCAGCCATCTAGATACAAACCTATCTTCACATCGATCCAGGCAACACGCCACCTCATTTGTAGAAATTGCTCAATGTAAGAAAGGAAATAGAGATTCATCTATAAAACAAAGTCCGGAGGGTCCATCAGGGTCGTACTTCCCTAAGTTATCTTCTTTTCAAAAAGAGAATACCATGTCATTTAACCCCCAAAACAATGACAAGATCACAATAGTTTCCCTGTGTACTGACAGCAATTATCAATCCAATCCAGAAGGTAAGGaaatattttaatcaaataatcCTTCTCTGACAAAAGTGCAATGTTTACTCATCTTTTTCtgctgtatatatactgtaggtgaAAGTGCCTTGTCCCAAGATGTTGTACGATACACAAAAGAACAAAGACCCACCTCTCTCCCCATCCAACCTTTTGTGCTTCAAGCACCCTCAGGCAAACAACAGAGCAAGACACTTGGATCTCTTCTTAATCAGTACATCAGCCACAAATACAAAAAGCCTGGGCCATCCAAAGCTACCTGCAAAACCAAGGGACACGTGCAACTCTCACCTGTTGGATATTACTCCACCATCCACCTGGAGACAACCCCC
This genomic interval carries:
- the LOC130546311 gene encoding AP-4 complex accessory subunit RUSC2, with product MDVSSKPGETLFACHISQVHGQCVEWNLYSSVKTPRRPRSLNLTHSTSLPERENLPRHTLENYSVNHTCKSTETEDKKESSSTLQHFSDLSECTPLTSPERKTQSSHHRVTPRWQNLFIPQSGMNEDDEDEDSDGDNLHKYHEGSSLQLQGFNVAQSINTGSSTECRTERSSLSHKTLNYEINSFSKSNENKEPQKESATGCEDRRDRKGIPISFMDCDEQDWVDEQDYSKHALEEPDNSWAQTDNLLNCESLSQNPTDYITDSSCNSSDGVLVNFSAIYNKTNNAVPATPLNLESPDHQDGSNPMPSWSPCSVDPNSNIYPLDSDGFSSGEISDLAICLQSRAQLAGSTQNYYKLVTCDLSFQSSPNTPWSSLTSFSETHSRGSCSPPSQYFLFGQSEGEENERPKVDQNKHQGDGHTEDMNTRVTRDQFIETKEKMSHVKTHHSAIRLPEHNSCNYIKTPQSQSWTSSQKCCTISKQGVLQNSCPSHLDTNLSSHRSRQHATSFVEIAQCKKGNRDSSIKQSPEGPSGSYFPKLSSFQKENTMSFNPQNNDKITIVSLCTDSNYQSNPEGESALSQDVVRYTKEQRPTSLPIQPFVLQAPSGKQQSKTLGSLLNQYISHKYKKPGPSKATCKTKGHVQLSPVGYYSTIHLETTPSSDTCSTCTSSPVLPSSRPQCTHPCTLLGHIQQNKTPDESESPKACSSQQHPLTGKHQTYSSSFTSTKQDPNCLPEQVSLVQSQTPSVIREELSAVSFQDESYPSQHGSSPAITPVTSIPSLIYLPGNGRRSLSPFEVCTKERLGSNICHFFGSIMPPCAKKERRPGDSFSRMDRPTEESSFSPEDPSEPFSVEALHKKSMLKDLSLAVDHITAHFSSIQEPEEKIRLGNSSLCSSIRQLVFKHLCPAIQNILQDGLKAYKLDLIIGQRRNKLWNVIEATAHPGSSTRIPDSLVSVVKKCADLSNHSTRLYVFIIELLNLRALEFWIRHLYSCADIVGDHYHQWGFISLAQRPMYGPLFQELLLLLQPLSSLPFDLDVPSKTHIQNEQKQDQTATLPHMLLAQSSQMLQMSSIQRNAESDVSRNKVTSGYWLDQTPTSACESTVCYSDCTHKKEDKETRMEKNDIPESTQRSQDDKSLSTLRWARLFGSVGGTTVGPTKAQKNISGSMRRPSEWLKIVASQVDLLAQSVWTGKRSESIKVNHDRDSANTEHILNLY